Proteins from one uncultured Anaeromusa sp. genomic window:
- a CDS encoding autotransporter domain-containing protein → MPSTNCSRRSLALLIGASLLLTSTGHCTNADAFKTPEYYASTGLELVNAAEAYALGYTGRGILLGINDEFALLSHPELANKSHSFYIAGPPLDYDWVQYTHGSHVGGIMAAAKNNIGMHGLAFDADLLSGNAFANEPLATVYQYYNTNPQIRVINNSWGFNYDIDVIGEGKEEIIYLLNRESDTLPTLRNSITNYDKVLVFAAGNHGHTAAGGSSLLSYLQPETAGNFVNVVALNKNAFHLAENRTDTQALASFSDLTKYVEENSIAAPGWDINSLNSATGGYLLMSGTSMAAPYVTATVGLVQQAFPYMTGKQLTDVVLSSANKSFALPSFTLVVQEDTEDPKSNSAITYPSKINVFYFGPRPAAGQVLADLTSYYQQNQVPLASFYGYTSLNQFLALPQLVYENTPREMVFGQGLLDAGSAVRGPGLLNARRLDASSYSPAAAYGKTQALYAINTQGYNSVWSNNIGEKRAGLLAADSPYEDLRSIYAYYKQGDVFYAFSQGQDYINFYNQKAAANGLLDLPVGLYKEGSGTLTLSGNNTYQGSSIAAGGTLQIDGSVAGDAYSLPAGTLAGSGRIAQNVYNRGILQPGSYSQPGTLSIDGNLASSGQLAIAVQNGIAAKVAVTGAADINGTSFCAVPGSIYRPTASTSPYTVLTASAVSGAFTSSAFTGLLNASGSQDGSSAYLQLTKNNNLGAVSPQQQQTYAAVNTMYDRLEGQSTQRQLDSLYSLNAAAAKTALSSIYGGAQVNQSLLVQRSPLTANAVTARLEQTRQLQKFEVAVPVNGLSETEVTAKSVVSLPWDERNSWWFKLSRSGGSLDAKNDIPGIQTQGFGFTLGWDRAQSLASRSGWFLSYEKTDASSDQANSNSRDYRLGWYRGYTSDTWSIDTQLAYGQQRSESTRTLQNLGLNANSQYHSRTFSASLAANYKTYQEGPSSWRTIPYGALDITHYRQDSYAETDAGVYNQQADDLTNTYSTFEAGLKFTRPLPHGRLSAKLGYKHVLSGYNPEMTVTFSGNPQDKLTVTGITQDRNYLTWQLASEGSLGNNWSLTSQVSGEKGQHSHYWQATAMLKRVW, encoded by the coding sequence ATGCCGTCAACAAACTGCTCTCGCCGCTCCTTGGCGCTGCTGATCGGTGCGTCTCTTCTTTTAACCAGCACCGGCCACTGCACGAACGCCGACGCCTTTAAAACACCGGAATACTACGCCAGCACGGGCTTGGAATTAGTCAACGCCGCTGAAGCCTACGCCTTGGGTTATACCGGACGCGGCATTCTCCTTGGCATTAACGACGAGTTTGCCTTATTGTCGCATCCGGAACTTGCGAATAAAAGCCACTCTTTCTACATCGCCGGGCCGCCCCTTGACTACGATTGGGTTCAATATACCCATGGAAGTCATGTAGGCGGAATCATGGCTGCCGCCAAAAACAACATCGGCATGCATGGTTTGGCGTTCGATGCCGATCTTCTCTCCGGAAATGCCTTTGCCAATGAGCCTCTTGCTACTGTTTACCAATACTACAACACCAATCCGCAAATCCGTGTGATCAACAACAGCTGGGGCTTCAACTATGACATTGACGTCATTGGCGAAGGTAAAGAAGAAATCATTTACTTACTTAACCGCGAAAGCGACACCCTGCCTACCTTGCGCAACAGCATCACAAACTACGACAAAGTACTGGTGTTCGCCGCCGGCAATCATGGCCATACTGCGGCTGGCGGCAGCAGCCTTCTTTCCTATCTGCAGCCGGAAACCGCCGGAAACTTTGTCAATGTCGTGGCTTTAAACAAAAACGCTTTCCACCTTGCTGAAAACCGCACAGATACACAGGCCTTAGCCAGTTTCAGCGACTTGACGAAATATGTAGAAGAAAACAGCATCGCCGCACCAGGCTGGGATATCAATTCTCTCAACTCCGCCACAGGAGGTTATCTTCTGATGAGCGGCACCTCCATGGCCGCCCCCTATGTCACGGCCACGGTAGGACTTGTGCAGCAAGCTTTCCCTTATATGACAGGCAAGCAGCTTACGGACGTCGTACTCTCCAGCGCTAATAAAAGCTTTGCCCTGCCTTCGTTCACCTTGGTCGTCCAAGAAGATACGGAAGATCCCAAAAGCAACTCCGCAATAACCTACCCTTCAAAGATTAATGTATTTTACTTCGGCCCGCGTCCTGCAGCAGGACAGGTGCTTGCTGATTTAACCTCGTATTATCAGCAAAACCAAGTTCCCCTCGCTTCTTTTTATGGCTATACTTCGCTAAACCAGTTTCTGGCTCTGCCCCAGCTTGTTTACGAAAATACGCCGCGGGAAATGGTCTTTGGCCAAGGCCTGCTCGATGCCGGCTCCGCAGTCCGCGGCCCCGGACTGCTCAACGCCCGCCGCCTGGACGCTTCCAGCTACAGTCCGGCCGCCGCTTACGGGAAAACCCAGGCTCTCTACGCCATCAATACTCAAGGGTATAACAGCGTTTGGAGCAATAACATCGGCGAAAAGCGCGCCGGACTTTTGGCTGCCGACAGCCCCTACGAAGACCTGCGCAGCATTTACGCCTACTACAAGCAAGGCGACGTTTTTTATGCTTTTTCCCAAGGCCAAGACTACATCAATTTCTACAATCAAAAAGCAGCAGCCAACGGTCTGCTCGATTTGCCTGTAGGGCTCTATAAAGAGGGCTCCGGCACCTTAACTCTATCGGGGAACAACACCTATCAGGGCAGTAGTATTGCCGCCGGCGGCACCCTGCAAATCGACGGCTCTGTGGCCGGCGATGCCTACAGCCTCCCTGCCGGCACTTTGGCCGGTTCTGGTCGCATTGCGCAAAACGTCTATAACCGCGGCATTTTGCAACCAGGCAGCTACAGCCAACCAGGCACGCTTTCCATCGACGGCAATCTTGCCAGCTCCGGCCAGTTGGCCATCGCCGTCCAAAACGGCATTGCCGCTAAAGTAGCGGTCACAGGCGCTGCCGACATCAACGGAACTTCCTTCTGCGCGGTCCCTGGCAGCATCTACCGGCCCACTGCAAGCACCAGCCCCTATACCGTGCTGACCGCCAGCGCGGTCAGCGGCGCCTTCACCAGTTCCGCCTTTACCGGCCTGCTCAATGCCTCCGGCAGCCAAGACGGTAGCAGCGCCTATCTGCAGTTGACAAAGAACAACAACCTGGGTGCAGTCAGCCCGCAGCAGCAGCAAACCTACGCGGCCGTAAATACTATGTACGACCGTCTGGAAGGCCAGTCGACGCAACGCCAACTGGACAGCCTCTACAGCCTGAACGCCGCCGCTGCAAAAACTGCTCTCTCCTCCATTTACGGAGGCGCCCAAGTCAACCAAAGCCTGCTAGTACAGCGCAGCCCCTTGACTGCAAATGCCGTCACCGCCCGTCTGGAACAAACGCGGCAGCTGCAAAAATTCGAAGTCGCCGTTCCTGTCAATGGTCTCTCAGAAACCGAAGTCACCGCGAAAAGCGTCGTTTCCCTGCCTTGGGACGAACGCAACAGCTGGTGGTTCAAACTCAGCCGCAGCGGCGGCTCATTGGACGCCAAAAATGACATTCCCGGAATTCAAACCCAAGGCTTCGGCTTCACTCTCGGCTGGGACCGCGCCCAAAGCCTTGCCAGCCGCAGCGGCTGGTTTTTGTCCTACGAAAAAACAGACGCTTCCTCCGACCAGGCCAACAGCAACAGCCGCGACTACCGTCTGGGCTGGTACCGCGGTTACACCAGCGACACCTGGAGCATCGATACTCAGCTGGCCTATGGGCAGCAGCGCAGCGAAAGCACGCGCACCCTGCAAAATCTGGGCCTGAACGCCAACAGCCAGTATCACAGCCGCACCTTCAGCGCCAGTCTGGCAGCCAACTACAAGACTTATCAGGAGGGACCATCCTCCTGGCGCACCATCCCTTACGGCGCTTTGGACATCACCCATTACCGCCAGGACAGCTATGCAGAAACAGACGCTGGCGTCTATAATCAACAGGCGGACGACCTCACCAACACCTACAGCACCTTTGAGGCGGGCCTGAAGTTCACGCGGCCTCTGCCCCACGGCCGTCTCAGCGCCAAGCTTGGCTATAAGCACGTGCTCAGCGGCTACAATCCAGAAATGACAGTAACCTTCAGCGGCAACCCCCAAGACAAGCTGACCGTCACCGGCATTACCCAGGATCGCAACTACCTCACCTGGCAACTAGCCAGCGAAGGCAGCTTAGGCAACAATTGGAGCCTAACCAGCCAGGTCAGCGGCGAAAAAGGACAGCACAGTCACTACTGGCAAGCCACGGCCATGCTCAAACGAGTCTGGTAA